The following DNA comes from Polynucleobacter sp. MG-6-Vaara-E2.
TGATTAATGCGTTCTAGGAAGGCTTCCATAAACTCTTCTAGCCCTTGTTCAAAAACCTCGTCAATGTCAGAGTAATCCAAACTTGCCTTGAGCTTACCGAGCAAGCGCTCGATTTCTTTAGACTGTTGATTCTTGACTTCAGATATCAATGGAATGAGTTCATTCACGCAGCAGACTAGTGAACGAGGCATCTGTTTATTAAAGATCAAGAGTTGGGCGACCTGTTTAGGTGTTACTTGATCAGAGTAAATTTGACGGTAGATCTCAAAAGCCGAAACGGATCGCAATAGTGCAGCCCAGTGATAGAAATCAAAGAACTCGCCATCGGTGCCATCTTCAGCAGTTTTGCTAGGGCTTAATACTTTGAGTGTTGCCTGATCTTCATACTTCGTTTCTAAAATACGGGCAGTATTATCGGCGCGCTCTAGTAGCGTTCCCACATTAATGAAGTAGAAGGCCTCGTTCTTCAGCATGGTTCCATGCATTACCCCCCTAAAGAGATGGCAACGATGCTTAACCCATTCCAATAGTCTACTAGGATCTGCTTGATGCCTAGCTTCTGGGATGCGTTGTAATTCCAGCCAGGTAGTATTTTGGGTTTCCCAAACTTCAGAGGTAATCTTGCCCCGAATCACGCGGGCATTTTCACGAGCAGCATATAGGCAAGAAACAATACTAGAGGGATTGCTGGTTTCATAGATCATGAAATCTAAAACATTCTCACGATTCACAAAATCATATTTGCTTAAGAAAGCTTCCTCTAATTTTGAGATGGTGAGTAACTTTTTCCAACTTTGTTCTAAAAACTCAGTAGGCTGTGGTAGCAGAGAGGTTTGATGGTTGACGTCCAACATGCGGGCAGTATTTTCTGCACGCTCTGTGTAGCGAGCCATCCAATATAGACAATCAGCAGTGCGGCTTAACATGTTTATTTATCCCTCTTAATCTTCTAAGACCCAGGTGTCTTTAGTACCGCCACCTTGAGAGGAGTTCACCACTAAAGAGCCTTCTTTGAGGGCAACTCTGGTTAGGCCGCCTGGAACCATCTTGATGGTTTTTCCAGAGAGAACGAAAGGTCGTAGATCAATATGTCTTGGAGCCACGCCTGACTCAACAAAGGTTGGGCAGGTCGAGAGCGCCAAAGTAGGCTGTGCAATGTATTTGTCGGGATTGGCAATCAAATGCGCTCTAAATTCTTCAATCTCTGCTTTAGTTGAAGCTGGTCCAACTAACATGCCGTAACCGCCAGCACCATGAGTCAACTTCACTACTAATTTTTCTAAATTAGCCAATGTGTATGCCAAATCATCTGGCTTACGACATTGGAAGGTAGGTACGTTATTCAAAATTGGTTTTTCGCCAAGATAAAACTCAATCATCTCCGGCACGTAAGGGTAAATTGATTTGTCGTCTGCAATACCGGTGCCAATAGCGTTTGCCAAGGTCACATTACCGGCGCGATGCGCTGATAATAGGCCTGCCACTCCTAAGGTTGAGTCAGAGCGGAATGCCAGTGGATCTAAGAAGTCATCATCCACGCGGCGATAGATCACATCAACACGTTCGGGACCTT
Coding sequences within:
- a CDS encoding alpha-E domain-containing protein, which encodes MLSRTADCLYWMARYTERAENTARMLDVNHQTSLLPQPTEFLEQSWKKLLTISKLEEAFLSKYDFVNRENVLDFMIYETSNPSSIVSCLYAARENARVIRGKITSEVWETQNTTWLELQRIPEARHQADPSRLLEWVKHRCHLFRGVMHGTMLKNEAFYFINVGTLLERADNTARILETKYEDQATLKVLSPSKTAEDGTDGEFFDFYHWAALLRSVSAFEIYRQIYSDQVTPKQVAQLLIFNKQMPRSLVCCVNELIPLISEVKNQQSKEIERLLGKLKASLDYSDIDEVFEQGLEEFMEAFLERINHIADEFSNAYLIPLAVA